One Chlamydiota bacterium genomic window carries:
- the ycf3_3 gene encoding Photosystem I assembly protein Ycf3 codes for MASPVRSNKTFSFAGSPESFKKKFSLLEVATGSEFSLAERIRKIERRLDVVCRILLPPTKPGRELHGTGFLIGDGLIMTNNHVLTDPEKCKQSKAQFYYESPDKEHLEIDLHPDGPDGFFYTSPTPDLKGVKPLTTEMLDFTIVSLKPLEELKKISRFAFSLFHDLTPSKGGRANIIQHPKEEGKTPYKMVAFEDNDVTHIFELTVHYSAKTLGGSSGAPVMDDEGRLFALHRAGCGDHGKCNTAVRIQAIVTHLEKKGLGEVVKRYAPVIPPKPSSIIRVDLKNIHPDFVGRERYLQDLEKALIRKDPDPNDPPVARVLFGEGGVGKSELALAFANLHIKDFLLICWMDSTSLEGYRKLAEELKVFFDDKTPIEKIRDEVFKALEKRDTPWLLILDNAEEIPKLPPRGKGCILMTSRNRSVGHQDDIIEVRPFDKPEALALFAKVTRQTPTKEMEDLVKALEYFPLVVNEAAHYIAQSNGRVTIQKYLEFFNENTRTILQHLPKDVRYPHPSLFASWQITSDLLKKRHREALEWLHICAYLSPNTIPESWIDIWLLKNGKTDELEREFAKEDILRSLENYSLIRYDESSKSFSMHRLRQEVMREQQKSERGAIVQKAFDLLHKLAGNFDEGKVETWEEGKLWLQHILSFLNYAQVDELNKEELAAVYFHIGRVKNFKIEFKEALEFYQKALTISLATLGPDHPDVATTYHNMASVYDAQGLHDKALEFYQKALDIQLAKLGPDHPHVATTYNNMASVYDAQGLHDKALEFYQKALDINLPKLGPDHPDVATTYNNMANVYNAQGQH; via the coding sequence ATGGCTTCCCCAGTCAGAAGTAATAAGACATTTTCATTTGCAGGATCTCCAGAAAGCTTTAAGAAAAAGTTTAGCCTTTTAGAGGTAGCAACAGGTAGTGAGTTTTCTTTAGCAGAACGCATTCGAAAAATAGAAAGACGTCTTGATGTGGTATGTCGTATCTTACTCCCCCCAACTAAACCTGGAAGAGAGCTGCATGGAACAGGTTTTTTGATAGGTGATGGTCTGATCATGACCAACAATCATGTGCTTACAGATCCAGAAAAATGCAAACAAAGCAAAGCCCAATTTTACTACGAATCTCCAGATAAGGAACATCTAGAAATAGATCTTCATCCAGATGGTCCAGATGGTTTTTTCTATACAAGTCCAACTCCTGATCTTAAAGGTGTCAAGCCTTTGACAACAGAAATGCTTGACTTCACAATTGTATCTTTAAAACCCCTTGAAGAGCTTAAAAAAATCAGTCGTTTTGCTTTTTCACTTTTTCATGATTTGACTCCGTCAAAAGGAGGAAGAGCTAATATCATTCAACACCCCAAAGAAGAAGGTAAAACTCCTTACAAAATGGTTGCATTTGAAGATAACGATGTGACCCATATATTTGAGCTTACTGTTCATTACTCAGCAAAGACTTTAGGGGGATCTTCAGGTGCACCTGTTATGGATGATGAAGGGAGACTCTTTGCTCTTCATCGTGCAGGGTGTGGTGATCATGGAAAATGCAATACAGCTGTACGCATACAGGCAATTGTCACACATCTCGAAAAAAAAGGACTAGGCGAAGTCGTTAAAAGGTATGCTCCTGTTATTCCACCAAAACCCAGTTCTATAATTCGAGTTGATCTTAAAAATATTCATCCAGACTTTGTTGGTAGAGAAAGATATTTACAAGACCTTGAAAAAGCTCTTATTCGAAAAGATCCAGATCCAAATGATCCTCCTGTTGCAAGAGTCCTTTTTGGTGAAGGAGGTGTAGGCAAAAGTGAATTAGCACTTGCTTTTGCAAACCTACATATTAAAGACTTTCTCCTGATTTGCTGGATGGATAGTACATCTCTTGAGGGATATAGAAAATTAGCAGAAGAATTAAAAGTCTTTTTCGATGATAAAACTCCTATAGAAAAAATTCGCGATGAGGTGTTTAAAGCTCTAGAAAAACGTGATACGCCTTGGCTTTTAATCCTTGATAATGCAGAAGAAATTCCTAAATTACCTCCAAGAGGAAAAGGGTGTATTCTGATGACCTCACGTAATCGAAGTGTAGGACATCAAGATGATATTATTGAAGTTAGACCTTTTGATAAGCCAGAAGCATTAGCTCTTTTTGCAAAGGTAACAAGACAAACTCCTACAAAAGAGATGGAAGACTTAGTAAAAGCATTAGAATATTTTCCTCTAGTTGTAAATGAAGCAGCTCATTATATCGCACAGTCTAATGGAAGAGTGACAATACAAAAATATCTTGAGTTTTTTAATGAAAATACCCGTACAATTTTACAACATCTTCCTAAAGATGTACGTTACCCACATCCTTCTTTGTTTGCTTCTTGGCAGATTACTTCTGATCTTCTCAAAAAAAGGCATCGTGAAGCTCTAGAATGGTTGCATATTTGTGCATATTTAAGCCCTAATACTATCCCAGAATCTTGGATCGATATATGGCTACTTAAAAATGGGAAAACTGATGAACTAGAAAGAGAATTTGCCAAAGAAGATATCCTTCGTTCTTTAGAAAACTATTCTCTGATTCGTTATGATGAGAGCTCCAAGAGCTTTTCAATGCATCGATTAAGACAAGAAGTGATGCGTGAACAACAAAAATCTGAAAGAGGAGCTATAGTACAAAAAGCATTTGATTTACTGCATAAATTAGCAGGAAACTTTGATGAAGGTAAAGTCGAAACATGGGAAGAGGGAAAATTATGGCTGCAGCATATTTTAAGTTTTTTGAATTATGCTCAAGTAGACGAATTAAATAAAGAGGAATTAGCTGCTGTTTATTTTCATATAGGCAGAGTGAAGAACTTTAAGATAGAATTTAAAGAGGCTTTAGAATTTTATCAAAAGGCTTTAACAATTAGCCTAGCCACACTCGGCCCCGATCATCCAGATGTGGCCACCACTTACCACAACATGGCGAGTGTCTACGACGCTCAAGGCCTGCATGATAAAGCTTTAGAATTTTATCAAAAGGCTTTAGACATTCAACTAGCCAAACTCGGCCCGGATCATCCACATGTGGCCACCACTTACAACAACATGGCGAGTGTCTACGACGCTCAAGGCCTGCATGATAAAGCTTTAGAATTTTATCAAAAGGCTTTAGACATTAACCTACCCAAACTCGGTCCCGATCATCCAGATGTGGCCACCACTTACAACAACATGGCAAATGTCTACAACGCTCAAGGCCAGCATGA
- the dnaN gene encoding DNA polymerase III subunit beta, which produces MKFLMAKSELVDLISQIQSVVPSRPALPILSNFLIEATEKGLVLTATDLTVGIRCYLNATINENGATTLPSRRFFQLIKELTSPQVEISVNENNICQVQALSSLFKLNGMPTNEYPLLPDLDNAHKISISKDELKEMLYKTAFAASKDENRYLMTGILIKIEKGVMMMVGTDARRLSKVEKTIQIDQDFTQEYIVPLKGVDEIQKILDRTVDETIVLYLTPDRIAIETSNVMLVTKLLVGDFPDFKSVIPQETHYTIGIHREELITILRQISLFTDENTGACQFHFENSELIISSQHHEIGEARVSMPVEFDQKPFEIAFNPHHILDVLRHTNDEVLSFSFIDAFNPTLIEDAKKALFVVMPMRQS; this is translated from the coding sequence ATGAAATTTTTGATGGCAAAAAGTGAACTTGTAGACCTAATTTCTCAAATTCAAAGCGTTGTTCCTTCCAGACCAGCTCTTCCTATTCTTTCCAATTTTTTGATAGAAGCGACAGAAAAGGGCCTTGTTTTGACAGCGACAGATCTTACTGTGGGCATTCGATGCTATTTAAATGCCACAATCAACGAAAATGGAGCGACCACACTGCCCTCACGCCGTTTTTTTCAACTCATCAAAGAGCTGACATCTCCTCAAGTGGAAATTTCTGTCAATGAAAATAACATCTGCCAAGTCCAAGCGCTCTCTTCTCTATTCAAACTTAATGGTATGCCAACCAATGAATACCCCCTACTTCCCGATTTAGATAATGCTCATAAAATCTCTATTTCTAAAGATGAACTCAAGGAGATGCTCTACAAAACCGCCTTTGCAGCCTCTAAGGATGAAAATCGCTATTTGATGACAGGTATTTTGATCAAAATAGAAAAGGGTGTGATGATGATGGTTGGAACCGATGCACGTCGCCTTTCTAAAGTCGAAAAAACCATTCAAATCGATCAAGACTTTACGCAAGAATACATTGTGCCTTTAAAGGGTGTGGATGAAATCCAAAAAATCCTTGATCGCACGGTAGATGAAACGATTGTACTCTATTTAACCCCAGATCGTATTGCCATAGAAACATCCAACGTCATGCTGGTGACAAAACTCCTTGTTGGAGATTTCCCCGATTTTAAGAGCGTCATTCCACAAGAAACGCATTATACCATTGGCATTCATCGAGAAGAGCTTATAACCATTTTAAGACAAATTTCTCTCTTCACTGACGAAAACACGGGAGCATGTCAATTCCATTTTGAAAATTCAGAGCTCATCATTTCTTCACAACATCATGAAATTGGAGAAGCGAGAGTATCCATGCCTGTAGAATTTGATCAAAAACCTTTTGAAATTGCATTCAATCCACACCACATTTTGGATGTGTTGCGTCATACAAATGATGAGGTGTTATCTTTTTCATTTATTGATGCTTTTAATCCCACACTGATTGAAGATGCAAAAAAAGCACTCTTTGTGGTGATGCCAATGCGCCAGTCCTAA
- the recF gene encoding DNA replication and repair protein RecF, with translation MQLLNLTLKNFRGFEKQEFEFTKGIQHFVGENAHGKTTLLEAIYFLATGHSFRTHHLGDLVMYSKETFLLDLHFDGHGFVQHLQVQSDGKNHHVVFNSTLYSSLYQLYGILPAVVMTTEDIDIIKKGPEERRHFLDLHLFSQDPLYVYHHQRYKRALKQRNMMLKFKKLKHIDIFEKELAKSAAYLTFVRKDAIDLLSKTTAPILLDLSDEKDCLTMEFKTLTHDPLTLEELEQKYIKSYLDVRPKDLDMQTTTIGPHREDLGLFINGNPARLFASEGQKRTLANSLKLAQFEILQHTGKEAPFLCIDDVGISLDLERTKRLHQKLENIEQVFITSPTTLPHFKANVFALESFKLVFAS, from the coding sequence ATGCAACTTTTGAACTTAACGCTTAAGAATTTTCGAGGGTTTGAAAAACAAGAGTTTGAATTTACAAAAGGCATCCAGCATTTTGTGGGCGAAAATGCCCATGGAAAAACCACGCTTTTAGAAGCAATCTATTTTTTAGCCACAGGTCACTCTTTTCGTACGCACCACTTAGGCGATCTTGTGATGTATTCCAAAGAGACTTTCCTTCTAGATCTGCACTTTGATGGTCATGGATTTGTGCAGCATTTGCAAGTCCAATCCGATGGCAAAAACCATCACGTGGTCTTCAATTCGACTCTCTATTCATCCTTGTATCAATTGTATGGGATTTTGCCAGCAGTTGTGATGACAACAGAAGATATCGATATCATAAAAAAAGGCCCCGAAGAGAGACGACATTTTTTAGATCTGCATCTGTTTTCTCAAGATCCTCTCTATGTCTATCACCACCAGCGATACAAACGGGCTTTAAAACAGCGCAACATGATGCTAAAATTCAAAAAGCTCAAACATATCGACATTTTTGAAAAAGAGCTTGCCAAAAGCGCAGCCTACCTCACTTTTGTAAGAAAAGACGCCATTGATCTTCTTTCTAAAACCACAGCGCCCATTTTGCTCGATTTAAGCGATGAAAAGGATTGTTTGACTATGGAATTTAAAACACTCACGCACGATCCTTTAACACTAGAAGAACTCGAACAAAAATATATCAAAAGCTATTTGGATGTGCGTCCAAAAGATCTAGATATGCAAACAACCACTATTGGCCCTCACCGAGAAGATCTTGGACTTTTTATAAATGGTAATCCAGCGCGCCTATTTGCAAGCGAAGGACAAAAGCGCACGCTTGCAAATAGCCTGAAGCTTGCTCAGTTTGAGATCTTGCAACACACAGGCAAAGAGGCACCTTTTTTATGCATTGATGATGTAGGCATAAGTTTAGATTTAGAAAGGACCAAACGCTTGCATCAAAAATTAGAAAATATTGAACAAGTGTTCATCACCTCCCCTACAACGCTGCCTCATTTTAAAGCCAACGTCTTTGCTTTAGAAAGCTTTAAACTTGTATTTGCATCATGA
- the smpB gene encoding SsrA-binding protein — protein sequence MAKLVSNKKAYYHYEIIETYEAGIKLLGTEIKSLRNHGGNLDGAFCKILDFEMWLLGASIVPYKHGAAFNHEELRDRKLLMHKKEILKISQKIKEKGLSLIPLCIYLKKNIAKIEIALVRGKKKYDKRHAIKEREEKRRIQRITN from the coding sequence ATGGCAAAACTTGTTTCAAATAAAAAAGCTTACTACCACTATGAGATTATCGAAACCTACGAAGCTGGCATCAAGCTGCTTGGTACCGAGATTAAATCTCTGCGTAATCATGGCGGAAATCTAGATGGTGCATTTTGTAAAATTTTAGATTTTGAGATGTGGCTTTTGGGAGCTTCGATTGTCCCCTACAAACATGGAGCCGCATTTAATCACGAGGAATTAAGAGATCGCAAACTTTTGATGCATAAAAAAGAGATTTTGAAAATTTCGCAAAAAATCAAAGAAAAGGGGCTTTCTTTGATTCCCCTTTGTATCTATTTGAAAAAAAATATCGCCAAAATAGAAATTGCCCTTGTTCGCGGAAAGAAAAAATATGACAAACGCCATGCGATTAAAGAGAGAGAAGAAAAAAGACGCATCCAACGAATTACGAACTGA